The following are from one region of the Anguilla rostrata isolate EN2019 chromosome 7, ASM1855537v3, whole genome shotgun sequence genome:
- the ssbp1 gene encoding single-stranded DNA-binding protein, mitochondrial — protein MLRSASAQVLRQFVRHRSTDMSLILERSINRVQLLGRVGQDPVMRQVDGRNPVTIFSMATNEMWRSGEGETSHTGDVSQKTTWHRISVFKPGLRDVAYQYVKKGSRVLVEGKLDYGEYVDKNNVRRQATTIIADNIVFLSDNVRERV, from the exons ATGTTGAGGAGCGCATCAGCACAG GTGCTCAGGCAGTTTGTGAGGCACAGGAGCACAGACATGAGCCTCATCCTTGAGAGAT CGATCAACCGGGTGCAGCTCCTGGGACGGGTGGGGCAGGACCCAGTCATGCGACAGGTAGATGGCAGGAACCCTGTCACCAtcttctccatggcaaccaatGAGATGTGGCGTtcgggggagggagagacctcacacacag GAGATGTCAGTCAGAAAACCACTTGGCACCGCATCTCTGTCTTTAAACCGGGCCTGCGGGACGTGGCGTACCAGTATGTGAAGAAAGG TTCCCGGGTGCTTGTGGAGGGGAAACTGGACTACGGGGAGTACGTGGACAAGAACAATGTCAGGCGCCAAGCAACTACCATcattgcag ATAACATTGTCTTTTTAAGTGACAATGTACGAGAAAGAGTGTGA